The Mya arenaria isolate MELC-2E11 chromosome 16, ASM2691426v1 genome includes a window with the following:
- the LOC128222018 gene encoding zinc finger protein 862-like — translation MVGKRSGVAARLKQVNPLLLNVHCVCHRLALACTDTNHTLKYISNVELLLRQLWQYFQNSPKRMAAYLKIQTQLKSVRLEGKAVKGVTKRLKKACHTRWLSFEASVKAVHEDYEAVLQTLAHFQESDAIASGLLTKMKKLKFIGVIYILRDILPILGDLSRRFQKGYLSFAAIVPAINMTKDRLHNLVADAKPMESLSRDIESFTDMCAEIKMNQNDAKELHTLFEKYVSALVENIDNRFTDSSPVLEAFNVFDPMLVPDSGVEMRSYGHGQIEVLSNHYFKENPDKSDRLKAEWEGMKYHLRDVIKPSMPDSVKSGKEQTETTTEWCLLQLLKNIAVRQLYPNVIYIAEVIASLPVSNAWPERGASTLKALKTRLRNRLSTSMLESLLHICINAPKPSSLEGQQLVKAAVNAWLENRNRRKLPKQSGSATVTAASATSVIDVEDAGVQTDPYMDVSEDVIRTAVDIALKKLSLDEYDAGDSDSDWSDDEDCCSKNL, via the coding sequence ATGGTTGGCAAACGCTCTGGTGTTGCTGCAAGACTGAAACAGGTCAATCCTCTACTGTTAAATGTACATTGTGTTTGCCACCGTCTTGCCCTTGCATGCACAGATACCAATCATACCTTGAAATACATCAGCAATGTAGAGCTATTGCTTAGGCAGTTATGGCAGTACTTTCAGAACTCGCCAAAAAGAATGGCAGcatatttgaaaattcaaacccAGCTGAAATCTGTACGGCTTGAGGGCAAAGCTGTAAAGGGTGTAACCAAACGCCTGAAAAAAGCATGCCACACACGATGGTTGAGTTTTGAAGCTTCGGTAAAAGCTGTTCATGAAGACTACGAGGCAGTTCTCCAAACGCTTGCGCATTTCCAAGAGAGTGATGCAATAGCCTCAGGTTTGCTGACGAAGATGAAAAAGCTCAAATTTATTGGCGTCATCTACATTCTTAGAGACATTCTTCCCATCCTTGGTGATCTGTCCCGTCGATTCCAAAAGGGATATTTGAGTTTTGCAGCCATTGTACCCGctataaatatgacaaaagatAGGCTACATAATCTCGTTGCTGATGCCAAACCAATGGAAAGTCTTAGTCGGGACATTGAATCATTCACTGACATGTGTGCTGAAatcaaaatgaatcaaaatgaCGCAAAGGAACTGCATACtctatttgaaaaatatgtcagTGCTTTGGTTGAGAACATTGACAACAGGTTTACAGATAGCTCACCAGTCTTGGAAGCATTCAATGTTTTTGATCCAATGCTGGTGCCTGATTCTGGTGTTGAGATGAGGAGTTATGGTCACGGTCAAATTGAAGTGCTGTCTAATCATTACTTCAAGGAAAATCCTGATAAATCAGACAGACTGAAAGCAGAGTGGGaaggaatgaaatatcatttgagAGATGTCATCAAACCTAGCATGCCTGATTCTGTTAAATCAGGCAAAGAACAAACAGAAACTACTACTGAATGGTGTCTTCTACAACTGCTAAAGAATATTGCAGTGAGGCAACTGTATCCCAATGTAATCTACATTGCAGAAGTGATAGCCTCACTCCCAGTTTCTAATGCATGGCCTGAGAGAGGTGCTAGTACACTGAAGGCTTTGAAAACAAGGCTGCGTAACAGACTGAGTACATCCATGTTAGAGTCTTTGCTTCACATTTGCATAAATGCTCCTAAGCCATCATCCCTGGAAGGTCAGCAGCTAGTGAAGGCAGCTGTAAATGCATGGTTAGAGAACAGAAACAGGCGTAAACTTCCAAAACAGTCTGGATCAGCAACAGTCACAGCTGCTAGTGCTACAAGTGTCATAGATGTTGAGGATGCTGGAGTCCAGACAGATCCATATATGGATGTTAGTGAAGATGTCATCAGGACAGCAGTTGACATTGCTTTAAAAAAGCTTAGCCTTGACGAGTATGATGCTGGCGACTCAGATTCAGACTGGTCAGATGACGAAGATTGTTGTTCCAAAAATTTGTGA